One stretch of Candidatus Eremiobacterota bacterium DNA includes these proteins:
- a CDS encoding WYL domain-containing protein → MAEERAEPKVVLLVRLLSAIDEGRFTFEELKDQIADEKPPSTRTLRRYLSVLSDAGFPWFFDRAHGTYRFAEGYSLRRLNLSHRELLGLVTLKRLGSSLGGTFATAIEETTQKLLRSSDRRAEVAVESSSLAIRFEAVAMDAAVERVFEQLQGAERERRRVTFGYTDKRGARTQRRVDPYGFIVSNGRVYLVGYDHTRSDMRVFAVDNVGDVAITPQTYEKPADFNLEAYGANSVSGVFHAGTTTEVTVRFSPLIAKAVVAASSVARERRVERRPDGGVEITYRVADPLEIVRWSLRWGAEAEVIAPEEARRSAAEIARQLAAQYALRGPQA, encoded by the coding sequence GTGGCCGAGGAACGGGCCGAACCGAAAGTCGTCCTGCTCGTGCGGCTGCTCAGCGCGATCGACGAGGGGCGCTTCACGTTCGAAGAGCTCAAGGACCAGATCGCGGACGAGAAGCCGCCCAGCACGCGCACCCTGCGGCGCTATTTGAGCGTCCTCTCCGACGCCGGTTTTCCTTGGTTTTTCGACCGGGCCCACGGGACGTACCGGTTCGCCGAAGGGTACAGTCTGCGCCGCCTCAACCTCTCGCACCGCGAGCTGCTCGGGCTCGTCACGCTGAAGCGGCTCGGCTCCTCGCTCGGCGGAACCTTCGCCACCGCGATCGAGGAGACGACGCAGAAGCTGCTGCGCTCGAGCGACCGGCGCGCCGAAGTGGCGGTCGAGAGCAGCTCGCTCGCGATTCGGTTCGAAGCCGTCGCGATGGACGCCGCGGTCGAGCGGGTCTTCGAGCAGCTGCAGGGCGCCGAGCGCGAGCGGCGGCGCGTCACCTTCGGCTACACCGACAAGCGCGGTGCGCGCACGCAGCGGCGCGTCGACCCGTACGGGTTCATCGTCTCGAACGGCCGCGTCTATCTGGTCGGCTACGACCACACGCGCAGCGACATGCGCGTCTTCGCCGTCGACAACGTCGGCGACGTTGCGATCACGCCGCAGACGTACGAGAAGCCGGCTGACTTCAACCTCGAGGCGTACGGCGCCAACTCCGTCAGCGGCGTCTTCCACGCCGGGACGACGACCGAGGTGACGGTCCGCTTCTCGCCGCTGATCGCGAAAGCGGTCGTCGCCGCGTCGAGCGTCGCGCGCGAGCGGCGCGTCGAGCGCCGTCCGGACGGCGGCGTCGAGATCACGTACCGCGTCGCCGACCCGCTCGAGATCGTGCGCTGGTCGCTGCGCTGGGGCGCCGAAGCGGAAGTGATCGCGCCCGAAGAAGCCCGCCGCAGTGCGGCCGAGATCGCCCGCCAGCTCGCTGCCCAGTACGCGCTGCGCGGGCCTCAGGCCTAA